Proteins encoded together in one Numida meleagris isolate 19003 breed g44 Domestic line chromosome 17, NumMel1.0, whole genome shotgun sequence window:
- the PIK3R6 gene encoding phosphoinositide 3-kinase regulatory subunit 6 isoform X1, with product MLCCSPGPAMESAELESDILRRVRTLLRELDGHHPACQQDRGMLRWTLHKKIDQNPSNSPVLVRILVKELERAERGDYRHYIIPLLHTLMYALIKAPCISDELCSRVYDFCKKLLTLPKPFCTIGLDYAARLKMERTAPGMLYQRMVISEQSLKSDPYPYQEKIFIFADPELLSEAICKALLTDTEAARISQSPRACMCYVITHAMQAALGEGCDLSALRMRLQGMSSSEVEHWFQEVVAAVEGTWSEAGADRGQHAERLQSIYCAVLSSSPPGDAPLEGLQGTPLPNPNISFHLWTEDDQLWKELVLFIRPLSQSCEPDRLSQDLDNFEIQDIISDCECCEQTRFSVLSTDSGIERDLPPATEEPFAPCSADTEQSRLHRKGGIKKKPSPLESVAFLQTGCSSPGAKPAAKVQRRAGIPTEPTAPLLRLHTARIVLLGDDRILGRLAQAYHSLRKRETRRVFLTPRLNLQFYYVPVTGQPGTLVAANPAASGPEELCEVAAYLGRADPWYESNINTLCHMIPKLATMPSSPSKHLVTDLFITDVIAYYVRMGTQPVCFQVYVVKVFFSSLAQEPAEDVFLTELCAQVQDSVSPRVLPFAEVNPAKKKTTLDGPGIDLTVTYRKVVVSDRAKDVSLSLRSTGLSMKAIPANMAEDLACLSVDITEIVRINNLSGRSFSTMTNKLKTCNIKIRSTEQRPFTLCLDKDSRRTYRNVISVEVSPCLEPSYCLQKSRTMKLSLHEAEDVGLVKYMPKSLLLPINTFAGVIQ from the exons AATCGACCAGAATCCCAGTAACAGCCCCGTCCTGGTCAGGATCCTGGTGAAAGAGCTGGAGAGG GCAGAGCGAGGTGACTACAGACATTACATCATCCCCCTGCTGCACACGCTGATGTACGCCTTGATCAAG GCTCCCTGCATCTCCGAcgagctctgcagcagggtgtATGATTTCTGCAAGAAGCTGCTCACCCTGCCCAAGCCTTTCTGCACGATTGGTTTGGACTATGCTGCCAGGCTGAAGATGGAAAGGACAGCACCAG GAATGCTCTACCAAAGGATGGTGATCTCTGAACAAAGTCTTAAAAGTGACCCCTACCCCTACCAGGAAAA GATTTTCATCTTTGCTGACCCAGAGCTGCTCTCCGAAGCCATCTGCAAGGCTCTGCTCACCGACACGGAGGCAGCTCGCATCTCCCAGAGCCCACGGGCGTGTATGTGCTATGTGATTACCCACGCCATGCAGGCGGCCTTGGGTGAGGGCTGTGACCTCAGCGCCTTGAGGATGCGGCTCCAG GGCATGTCCAGCAGCGAGGTGGAGCACTGGTTCCAGGAGGTGGTGGCGGCCGTCGAGGGCACGTGGAGCGAAGCGGGTGCAGATCGTGGGCAGCACGCggagaggctgcagagcatcTACTGCGCCGTCCTCAGCTCCTCGCCACCAG GCGATGCCCCCCTGGAAGGGCTGCAGGGCACCCCGCTGCCCAACCCCAACATCAGCTTCCACCTCTGGACAGAAGATGACCAGCTCT ggaaggagctggtgCTGTTCATCCGCCCGCTGTCGCAGAGCTGCGAGCCCGATCGCCTGAGCCAGGACCTGGACAACTTCGAGATCCAGGACATCATTTCAGACTGCGAGTGCTGCGAGCAGACCCGCTTCTCCGTGCTCTCCACCGACAGCGGCATCGAGCGGGACCTGCCGCCAGCCACCGAGGAGCCCTTTGCCCCGTGCAGTGCTGACACAGAGCAATCCCGGCTCCATAGGAAAggtggcattaaaaaaaagccctcGCCGCTGGAGAGCGTGGCCTTCCTGCAGACCGGCTGCAGCAGCCCCGGGGCGAAGCCGGCGGCCAAGGTGCAGAGGAGAGCGGGGATCCCCACTGAGCCCACGGCCCCgctgctgaggctgcacacCGCCCGCATCGTGCTGCTGGGGGACGACCGCATCCTGGGGCGCCTGGCCCAAGCCTACCACTCCCTGCG GAAGCGAGAGACACGCCGAGTCTTCCTGACGCCGAGGCTAAACCTGCAGTTCTACTACGTGCCGGTGACGGGACAGCCGGGCACGCTGGTGGCTGCG AACCCTGCTGCCTCTGGCCCCGAGGAGCTGTGCGAGGTGGCCGCCTACCTGGGCAGAGCCGATCCCTGGTACGAGAGCAACATCAACACGCTGTGCCACATGATCCCCAAGCTGGCCACTATG CCTTCCTCTCCGAGCAAGCATCTGGTGACCGATCTCTTCATCACTGATGTGATTGCCTACTATGTCCGCATGGGCACCCAGCCCGTCTGCTTCCAGGTGTACGTGGTGAAG gttttcttcagcagcttgGCACAGGAGCCGGCTGAGGACGTGTTCCTTACAGAGCTGTGTGCCCAGGTGCAGGACAGCGTCTCTCCCAGAG TTCTCCCCTTTGCAGAGGTAAACCCAGCCAAGAAGAAGACGACCCTGGATGGCCCTGGCATAGATCTGACTGTCACATACAGGAAG gtCGTGGTGAGTGACCGGGCAAAGGACGTGTCACTGTCCCTGCGCTCCACGGGTCTCTCGATGAAGGCCATCCCTGCCAACATGGCTGAAG ATCTGGCATGTCTGAGTGTGGACATCACTGAAATTGTTAGGATCAACAACTTGTCGGGACGATCCTTCTCA ACCATGACAAACAAGTTGAAGACGTGCAACATCAAAATCAGGAGCACGGAGCAGAGGCCCTTCACGCTGTGTCTGGATAAGGACAGCAGAAGGACCTACAGGAATGTGATCAG CGTGGAAGTGTCTCCTTGCCTAGAGCCCAGCTACTGCCTGCAAAAGTCAAGGACAATGAAACTCAGCCTGCATGAAGCAGAGGATGTGGGACTTGTGAAATACATGCCCAAGTCTCTGCTGTTGCCCATCAACACATTTGCAGGCGTCATCCaatga
- the PIK3R6 gene encoding phosphoinositide 3-kinase regulatory subunit 6 isoform X2 codes for MLCCSPGPAMESAELESDILRRVRTLLRELDGHHPACQQDRGMLRWTLHKKIDQNPSNSPVLVRILVKELERAERGDYRHYIIPLLHTLMYALIKAPCISDELCSRVYDFCKKLLTLPKPFCTIGLDYAARLKMERTAPGMLYQRMVISEQSLKSDPYPYQEKIFIFADPELLSEAICKALLTDTEAARISQSPRACMCYVITHAMQAALGEGCDLSALRMRLQGMSSSEVEHWFQEVVAAVEGTWSEAGADRGQHAERLQSIYCAVLSSSPPGDAPLEGLQGTPLPNPNISFHLWTEDDQLWKELVLFIRPLSQSCEPDRLSQDLDNFEIQDIISDCECCEQTRFSVLSTDSGIERDLPPATEEPFAPCSADTEQSRLHRKGGIKKKPSPLESVAFLQTGCSSPGAKPAAKVQRRAGIPTEPTAPLLRLHTARIVLLGDDRILGRLAQAYHSLRKRETRRVFLTPRLNLQFYYVPVTGQPGTLVAANPAASGPEELCEVAAYLGRADPWYESNINTLCHMIPKLATMPSSPSKHLVTDLFITDVIAYYVRMGTQPVCFQVYVVKVFFSSLAQEPAEDVFLTELCAQVQDSVSPREVNPAKKKTTLDGPGIDLTVTYRKVVVSDRAKDVSLSLRSTGLSMKAIPANMAEDLACLSVDITEIVRINNLSGRSFSTMTNKLKTCNIKIRSTEQRPFTLCLDKDSRRTYRNVISVEVSPCLEPSYCLQKSRTMKLSLHEAEDVGLVKYMPKSLLLPINTFAGVIQ; via the exons AATCGACCAGAATCCCAGTAACAGCCCCGTCCTGGTCAGGATCCTGGTGAAAGAGCTGGAGAGG GCAGAGCGAGGTGACTACAGACATTACATCATCCCCCTGCTGCACACGCTGATGTACGCCTTGATCAAG GCTCCCTGCATCTCCGAcgagctctgcagcagggtgtATGATTTCTGCAAGAAGCTGCTCACCCTGCCCAAGCCTTTCTGCACGATTGGTTTGGACTATGCTGCCAGGCTGAAGATGGAAAGGACAGCACCAG GAATGCTCTACCAAAGGATGGTGATCTCTGAACAAAGTCTTAAAAGTGACCCCTACCCCTACCAGGAAAA GATTTTCATCTTTGCTGACCCAGAGCTGCTCTCCGAAGCCATCTGCAAGGCTCTGCTCACCGACACGGAGGCAGCTCGCATCTCCCAGAGCCCACGGGCGTGTATGTGCTATGTGATTACCCACGCCATGCAGGCGGCCTTGGGTGAGGGCTGTGACCTCAGCGCCTTGAGGATGCGGCTCCAG GGCATGTCCAGCAGCGAGGTGGAGCACTGGTTCCAGGAGGTGGTGGCGGCCGTCGAGGGCACGTGGAGCGAAGCGGGTGCAGATCGTGGGCAGCACGCggagaggctgcagagcatcTACTGCGCCGTCCTCAGCTCCTCGCCACCAG GCGATGCCCCCCTGGAAGGGCTGCAGGGCACCCCGCTGCCCAACCCCAACATCAGCTTCCACCTCTGGACAGAAGATGACCAGCTCT ggaaggagctggtgCTGTTCATCCGCCCGCTGTCGCAGAGCTGCGAGCCCGATCGCCTGAGCCAGGACCTGGACAACTTCGAGATCCAGGACATCATTTCAGACTGCGAGTGCTGCGAGCAGACCCGCTTCTCCGTGCTCTCCACCGACAGCGGCATCGAGCGGGACCTGCCGCCAGCCACCGAGGAGCCCTTTGCCCCGTGCAGTGCTGACACAGAGCAATCCCGGCTCCATAGGAAAggtggcattaaaaaaaagccctcGCCGCTGGAGAGCGTGGCCTTCCTGCAGACCGGCTGCAGCAGCCCCGGGGCGAAGCCGGCGGCCAAGGTGCAGAGGAGAGCGGGGATCCCCACTGAGCCCACGGCCCCgctgctgaggctgcacacCGCCCGCATCGTGCTGCTGGGGGACGACCGCATCCTGGGGCGCCTGGCCCAAGCCTACCACTCCCTGCG GAAGCGAGAGACACGCCGAGTCTTCCTGACGCCGAGGCTAAACCTGCAGTTCTACTACGTGCCGGTGACGGGACAGCCGGGCACGCTGGTGGCTGCG AACCCTGCTGCCTCTGGCCCCGAGGAGCTGTGCGAGGTGGCCGCCTACCTGGGCAGAGCCGATCCCTGGTACGAGAGCAACATCAACACGCTGTGCCACATGATCCCCAAGCTGGCCACTATG CCTTCCTCTCCGAGCAAGCATCTGGTGACCGATCTCTTCATCACTGATGTGATTGCCTACTATGTCCGCATGGGCACCCAGCCCGTCTGCTTCCAGGTGTACGTGGTGAAG gttttcttcagcagcttgGCACAGGAGCCGGCTGAGGACGTGTTCCTTACAGAGCTGTGTGCCCAGGTGCAGGACAGCGTCTCTCCCAGAG AGGTAAACCCAGCCAAGAAGAAGACGACCCTGGATGGCCCTGGCATAGATCTGACTGTCACATACAGGAAG gtCGTGGTGAGTGACCGGGCAAAGGACGTGTCACTGTCCCTGCGCTCCACGGGTCTCTCGATGAAGGCCATCCCTGCCAACATGGCTGAAG ATCTGGCATGTCTGAGTGTGGACATCACTGAAATTGTTAGGATCAACAACTTGTCGGGACGATCCTTCTCA ACCATGACAAACAAGTTGAAGACGTGCAACATCAAAATCAGGAGCACGGAGCAGAGGCCCTTCACGCTGTGTCTGGATAAGGACAGCAGAAGGACCTACAGGAATGTGATCAG CGTGGAAGTGTCTCCTTGCCTAGAGCCCAGCTACTGCCTGCAAAAGTCAAGGACAATGAAACTCAGCCTGCATGAAGCAGAGGATGTGGGACTTGTGAAATACATGCCCAAGTCTCTGCTGTTGCCCATCAACACATTTGCAGGCGTCATCCaatga
- the PIK3R6 gene encoding phosphoinositide 3-kinase regulatory subunit 6 isoform X3 — MLCCSPGPAMESAELESDILRRVRTLLRELDGHHPACQQDRGMLRWTLHKKIDQNPSNSPVLVRILVKELERAERGDYRHYIIPLLHTLMYALIKAPCISDELCSRVYDFCKKLLTLPKPFCTIGLDYAARLKMERTAPGMLYQRMVISEQSLKSDPYPYQEKIFIFADPELLSEAICKALLTDTEAARISQSPRACMCYVITHAMQAALGEGCDLSALRMRLQGMSSSEVEHWFQEVVAAVEGTWSEAGADRGQHAERLQSIYCAVLSSSPPGDAPLEGLQGTPLPNPNISFHLWTEDDQLWKELVLFIRPLSQSCEPDRLSQDLDNFEIQDIISDCECCEQTRFSVLSTDSGIERDLPPATEEPFAPCSADTEQSRLHRKGGIKKKPSPLESVAFLQTGCSSPGAKPAAKVQRRAGIPTEPTAPLLRLHTARIVLLGDDRILGRLAQAYHSLRKRETRRVFLTPRLNLQFYYVPVTGQPGTLVAANPAASGPEELCEVAAYLGRADPWYESNINTLCHMIPKLATMPSSPSKHLVTDLFITDVIAYYVRMGTQPVCFQVYVVKVFFSSLAQEPAEDVFLTELCAQVQDSVSPRVLPFAEVNPAKKKTTLDGPGIDLTVTYRKVVVSDRAKDVSLSLRSTGLSMKAIPANMAEDLACLSVDITEIVRINNLSGRSFSVCEALIELFLLSQPRP, encoded by the exons AATCGACCAGAATCCCAGTAACAGCCCCGTCCTGGTCAGGATCCTGGTGAAAGAGCTGGAGAGG GCAGAGCGAGGTGACTACAGACATTACATCATCCCCCTGCTGCACACGCTGATGTACGCCTTGATCAAG GCTCCCTGCATCTCCGAcgagctctgcagcagggtgtATGATTTCTGCAAGAAGCTGCTCACCCTGCCCAAGCCTTTCTGCACGATTGGTTTGGACTATGCTGCCAGGCTGAAGATGGAAAGGACAGCACCAG GAATGCTCTACCAAAGGATGGTGATCTCTGAACAAAGTCTTAAAAGTGACCCCTACCCCTACCAGGAAAA GATTTTCATCTTTGCTGACCCAGAGCTGCTCTCCGAAGCCATCTGCAAGGCTCTGCTCACCGACACGGAGGCAGCTCGCATCTCCCAGAGCCCACGGGCGTGTATGTGCTATGTGATTACCCACGCCATGCAGGCGGCCTTGGGTGAGGGCTGTGACCTCAGCGCCTTGAGGATGCGGCTCCAG GGCATGTCCAGCAGCGAGGTGGAGCACTGGTTCCAGGAGGTGGTGGCGGCCGTCGAGGGCACGTGGAGCGAAGCGGGTGCAGATCGTGGGCAGCACGCggagaggctgcagagcatcTACTGCGCCGTCCTCAGCTCCTCGCCACCAG GCGATGCCCCCCTGGAAGGGCTGCAGGGCACCCCGCTGCCCAACCCCAACATCAGCTTCCACCTCTGGACAGAAGATGACCAGCTCT ggaaggagctggtgCTGTTCATCCGCCCGCTGTCGCAGAGCTGCGAGCCCGATCGCCTGAGCCAGGACCTGGACAACTTCGAGATCCAGGACATCATTTCAGACTGCGAGTGCTGCGAGCAGACCCGCTTCTCCGTGCTCTCCACCGACAGCGGCATCGAGCGGGACCTGCCGCCAGCCACCGAGGAGCCCTTTGCCCCGTGCAGTGCTGACACAGAGCAATCCCGGCTCCATAGGAAAggtggcattaaaaaaaagccctcGCCGCTGGAGAGCGTGGCCTTCCTGCAGACCGGCTGCAGCAGCCCCGGGGCGAAGCCGGCGGCCAAGGTGCAGAGGAGAGCGGGGATCCCCACTGAGCCCACGGCCCCgctgctgaggctgcacacCGCCCGCATCGTGCTGCTGGGGGACGACCGCATCCTGGGGCGCCTGGCCCAAGCCTACCACTCCCTGCG GAAGCGAGAGACACGCCGAGTCTTCCTGACGCCGAGGCTAAACCTGCAGTTCTACTACGTGCCGGTGACGGGACAGCCGGGCACGCTGGTGGCTGCG AACCCTGCTGCCTCTGGCCCCGAGGAGCTGTGCGAGGTGGCCGCCTACCTGGGCAGAGCCGATCCCTGGTACGAGAGCAACATCAACACGCTGTGCCACATGATCCCCAAGCTGGCCACTATG CCTTCCTCTCCGAGCAAGCATCTGGTGACCGATCTCTTCATCACTGATGTGATTGCCTACTATGTCCGCATGGGCACCCAGCCCGTCTGCTTCCAGGTGTACGTGGTGAAG gttttcttcagcagcttgGCACAGGAGCCGGCTGAGGACGTGTTCCTTACAGAGCTGTGTGCCCAGGTGCAGGACAGCGTCTCTCCCAGAG TTCTCCCCTTTGCAGAGGTAAACCCAGCCAAGAAGAAGACGACCCTGGATGGCCCTGGCATAGATCTGACTGTCACATACAGGAAG gtCGTGGTGAGTGACCGGGCAAAGGACGTGTCACTGTCCCTGCGCTCCACGGGTCTCTCGATGAAGGCCATCCCTGCCAACATGGCTGAAG ATCTGGCATGTCTGAGTGTGGACATCACTGAAATTGTTAGGATCAACAACTTGTCGGGACGATCCTTCTCA GTGTGCGAGGCACTCATTgagctcttcctcctctcccaaCCCAGACCATGA